One Rosa chinensis cultivar Old Blush chromosome 3, RchiOBHm-V2, whole genome shotgun sequence DNA window includes the following coding sequences:
- the LOC112191734 gene encoding protein cornichon homolog 1 isoform X1: MAWDLIYWLLCFCIDIALFASSLYQYVMLTDLEADYINPFELSTRINQLVVPEFIVHGVFCALFLLAQRWFMFLFTVPLTYYIVMLFVKQKHLIDVTEVFRVLNTEKKCRLVKLGVYFCLLAIIIIRILISAIFVPWSGSEELDIRASFLEF, translated from the exons ATGGCTTGGGATTTGATCTATTGGCTACTCTGCTTCTGCATCGACATTGCCCTCTTCGCTTCAAGCCTTTATCAG TATGTGATGCTAACGGATTTGGAGGCAGACTATATCAATCCGTTTGAATTATCGACTCGCATCAATCAATTGGTCGTCCCTGAGTTCATTGTGCATGGAGTGTTCTGTGCTCTGTTCCTCCTGGCACAGCGTTGGTTCATGTTCCTCTTCACAGTCCCCCTTACTTACTATATCGTGATGCT GTTTGTAAAACAAAAGCATCTTATTGATGTCACTGAAGTATTCAGGGTTCTTAATACTGAGAAGAAGTGCCGGCTTGTCAAGCTTGGTGTCTACTTTTGTCTCCTCGCTATAATCATTATCAG AATTCTCATTTCTGCAATATTTGTGCCGTGGTCCGGATCTGAAGAATTAGACATTCGCGCCTCTTTTCTAGAATTCTAA
- the LOC112191734 gene encoding protein cornichon homolog 1 isoform X2, whose product MAWDLIYWLLCFCIDIALFASSLYQYVMLTDLEADYINPFELSTRINQLVVPEFIVHGVFCALFLLAQRWFMFLFTVPLTYYIVMLFVKQKHLIDVTEVFRVLNTEKKCRLVKLGVYFCLLAIIIIRLTISTFNSLTDEEHAVDFF is encoded by the exons ATGGCTTGGGATTTGATCTATTGGCTACTCTGCTTCTGCATCGACATTGCCCTCTTCGCTTCAAGCCTTTATCAG TATGTGATGCTAACGGATTTGGAGGCAGACTATATCAATCCGTTTGAATTATCGACTCGCATCAATCAATTGGTCGTCCCTGAGTTCATTGTGCATGGAGTGTTCTGTGCTCTGTTCCTCCTGGCACAGCGTTGGTTCATGTTCCTCTTCACAGTCCCCCTTACTTACTATATCGTGATGCT GTTTGTAAAACAAAAGCATCTTATTGATGTCACTGAAGTATTCAGGGTTCTTAATACTGAGAAGAAGTGCCGGCTTGTCAAGCTTGGTGTCTACTTTTGTCTCCTCGCTATAATCATTATCAG GCTTACAATATCTACTTTCAATTCTTTGACTGATGAAGAACATGCTGTGGATTTTTTTTGA
- the LOC112193595 gene encoding UDP-N-acetylmuramoylalanine--D-glutamate ligase produces the protein MIGLGKSGRAAARLALARGAASVLAFDHNPTLGLLEKDPVFEVHGGDNGASRTILGQFDGELLNNVDRVVVSPGVPLRKYGLSSLLQSGKQVMSELDFAAEILPKCIKILAVTGTNGKSTVVTFAGQMLNHLGINTFLGGNLGNPLSEAAFHCLQNPLLKPKFKVAVVEVSSYQMEIPTSNSALL, from the exons ATGATCGGATTGGGAAAATCTGGTAGAGCTGCGGCGAGGCTTGCTCTTGCCAGAGGTGCCGCTTCAGTTTTAGCATTTGACCACAACCCCACTTTGGGCCTCTTAGAG AAAGATCCCGTGTTTGAGGTGCATGGTGGTGATAATGGTGCATCGAGAACAATTTTGGGCCAATTTGATGGAGAGTTACTTAACAATGTGGACAGGGTGGTGGTGTCCCCTGGGGTTCCGCTACGAAAATATGGTCTTTCGTCTTTGTTGCAATCG GGAAAACAGGTGATGTCTGAGTTGGATTTTGCAGCTGAAATTCTCCCAAAATGTATCAAGATCTTAGCAGTGACAGGGACTAATGGAAAATCAACTGTTGTCACTTTTGCTGGACAG ATGCTTAATCATTTGGGTATCAACACATTTTTGGGGGGTAATCTTGGAAATCCACTCTCAGAGGCTGCTTTCCATTGCTTACAGAACCCCCTTCTAAAACCAAAGTTTAAG GTTGCTGTGGTGGAGGTTAGCAGTTACCAAATGGAAATTCCAACAAGTAATTCTGCCCTTCT GTAG